The DNA window AAAGCGAAGAGCTTTTTCCGCCAAAATAAATCGTAGTCTTTTGCACCATCTTGTGGTAAAACCCGTGCATTAGTGAAATGTGTTGCTTCAGCATGACAGAAACCCAAGCGATTGATCTGTTGTTGTCAAGTTGACAAGACTTAAGAAAACTTAATTCTATTTCATCCTTTAAGgctttacataaaatgtatataaatagaAATGCAATCACTTtctgaacactaacactaaccacaTTCCCTGAGGAGTAGCCTAAACACTAAACCAAATTTTTCAGCGTGGCCCCTGTCGATGAAGCTGGGGCGGAGAACATATCATGTCACCGACGTATCAGTATTTCTCATTCATTTCGTCTTTTTGTCTCTGAATCACGCAGATCATAAGTCACGTAGTGCACGTTGCTGCATGAGTTAATAGGAAGTAGACGTGTGTAGACTCAAACCATTATAACGTTTCGCTATTCGCTTTAACCTTTAGTTTTGTTCGGGGATTGCTAACGAATACGGATATCCCTTTTATTTTACAGACCTACGAACATCCGTGTTTCATTCAGCATATATATTACTCTGGTAAGATGAACTTGTTAattctgttcattctgtttACTTTCCTTCCAGGGAGTTTCATGAGTTCCGCCATACACAGGTGTTTTTGCAAGGTAAGTTGTGTCTAcgtttaaacctttttttttttttttaaatcagacgGGCGTCGTGTGCCTTTTCACCCTTgaaattctttctttctatcttttgttttggatatttcttttacattttaggtAACTGGGAGTTTGGACGACTGCGCCTGTGATGTCGAGACGATCGATAGTTTCAACAACAGGAAACTCTTCCCTCAACTTCAAAAACTACTTTCGTCTGATTATTTCCGATTCTATAAGGTGAGATCGCTTCTCCACACGGTTTCCCATTCGGCTTAAGTACTCATCAACAgttatttccttcttttcttcACCATTACGTCTAACCATCTGCGCTCCAGGTGAATCTGAATAATCCGTGTCCATTCTGGACAGACAGTGGCCACTGCGGTCTAAGGGACTGTGCGGTTAAACCATGCACTCCTGTGagttcagtttctttttttttcttcttcttcacctGAGCGTCTGTAGGAGATATGTTTCACGTTCTGTTGCGTTTGTATGAAATACTGCATTCTCATCCATATGCACTAAAGAATGAGATACCTGAAGGTCTCAAATCCAGCAGCTACAAGGTAAGAGTGGTTTGGTTCTACTCATACATTGCATGTAATGAAGGTGCTGTTATATGCTGCACTGGAGAAGCTGTTTATTgtcattgtgtgtctgtggacagTATTCATTGGAGggcaacagagacacagaggattGTGAAATGGCTGAGAAGCTTGGAGCTGTCAACAGCTCTCTAAGGTAAAGCAAAGCTTGGCTGCTCAGGTGAACAACAATAACGCATGACAGTCCATTTCTGACCTCCTTTTCATATGCATGTGCTCTGGCACTTGCTTGTTGGAGTAACCTGTGTCCATTGCTAATTTCACTAAGGTTACATAACCAGCAGACCGATGTTATTTCTCCAAGGTTTTTTCTGTCCTTTACTGGCTTTTAACCTTCTAATGCTTGTAGGAAGTTGGCATGCTTTTTGATGCATGTGCTTATTTTTGCACCTGGGCTTCTTTAAGCCGTGTTGTCAGTGCTGACTCAGCGTTTGCGTTGTACAGTGATGAGACCCGCCTGGCTCTCCTTGACTGGAACAGATATGATGATGAGGCTGATCGCTTCTGCATGCATGATGGTGAGTTTGCCTGGCCAGGATGCTCACCTGAACCAACACGCTTCATTCTCCCCTATTAACTACGACGTTACCAGGAAGACTGCAGTCTGAAGCTGTTAtcccaaagtgtgtgtgtgaacttgttTCCTCAGACGAGGACTCTCCAGATTCGCAGTATGTGGACCTCCTCCTGAACCCTGAGAGATACACAGGTTACAAGGGTCTTGAGGCCTGGAAAATATGGAATAGCATATATGAAGAGAACTGTTTTAAGTAAGGTCACAGTAATATTGTATTTAtctgtaatatttgttttttaatgctaCATTTGATTCCCCTTTTAAGAATATAATAAACTTGTTCCTTGAACTTAGACCTTACTCAGTTAAGCGACCACTGGATCCTCTGGTGTCTAACAGGGGtgagtttgtgcatgttttccTACCATGCTGGTTTGTACCTTGCTTTTGACACAGAAtgccataaaataaaaaaagtagaacaatgttttgttttgatatgaCTTTGTGTACTATTACCGCCATCAtcttttattaatcattttccAATTTCTTGGCTCTTTTACAGGAGATGGTGAAGGTAAGGAGGCTATGGTCCATTAGATTGGCTTCTACACCTATACTTCATCAATTTGCATCATCAATTGACAAGCTCTTTGCTTGTTCCAGGAAGGGGATTTTACCAGTGGCTGGAGGGTAGGTAGTTTTATAAGTAATTCTTCACTGTGCCATAGGTTTTAGTGGACATATGCCAGTTGTTCTTGAACATGGCTCCCTCGTCTGACtaggtctgtgtgtggagaagagggCTTTCTTCAGGCTGGTATCAGGACTGCATGCCAGCATTAATGTGCACCTAAGTGCCAGGTATATGTTGGATGGTGAGTCGTCTGAATGTCCTGCTAGAAGAGAGGGAAAGGTCATGTAAGGAAAGGTCCTTACCTGAGATCCACAGTGGATGTGTTACTGGTTTGGACTGGTAGTCATAAAGGAACGATTTTAAGTACAAGTCAGCCCAATTTGAGTTTAAATGTTGTGGTCACTTTTGGATATTTTCCGAGGTTGAGGTGCTCAGGTTGGTCACCCTTCGTTTTTACGAATCATTAGATAACTGGTATGAGAGGAGGTGGGGTCCCAATGTTACGGAGTTCCAGCTGAGATTTGATGAAGAACTGACAAAAGGGGAGGGGCCAAAGTGGCTCCGTAATCTTTACTTCCTGTACCTGATTGAGCTCCGTGCACTGGCTAAAGTCCTACCTTTCTTCGAGCGACCCTCGCTTCACCTGTACACTGGCCAGACACAACAGGACAGAAAGAATAAAGAACTGCTATTGGAGCTCCTCCACATGGCCAAGTAAGGTTACTGCAACCACTGACTTATGATTTCAAGTACTTGAATGGATATGCATCAGTACAATGTTCTttgtatacatgcacattatCACATCGGTTCCATTACACAGTCAAAGACTGCATATTCCATGCTATTAACTTGTTTGTTTATCCATATTAATTATGGATCCGTGTGGGTGTTATTTCCAGGTCTTTCCCACTTCATTTTGATGAAACCACTCTCTTTGCCGGAGATAAGAAAGAAGCCGATAAACTAAAggtcagatttttaaaaatacttatgTTAAGGATATGAATGAGCGAGGCCTAAAGCTTAGTGTCATGTGTTCACTATGTTGCTTCTCATTCTTTTTATCAGAATGATTTCAAACTGACTTTTAAGAACATATCCAGGATCATGGACTGCGTAGGATGCTTTAAGTGTAGGCTCTGGGGCAAGCTACAGGCAAGAAggccaaaacctttttttccactgttatgGAAGAAAACATGAATCACCTTGTCTTTAATATTCGCCACTTTGATGTCCTTCTCCTTTAGACCCAAGGCTTAGGTACTGCTCTTAAGATCCTTTTCTCAGAGAAGCAGATAGAAGCTCTGCATCAGTCCAGCAGCATCAAACCATCATTCCAGCTCAGTCGGCAGGAGATTGTTGCCCTCTTCAATGCCTTTGGGAGGTAGAGGCAAAGACTCCTTTACATCTAAATAGTTTCTCTTCCCAAACTGTCAGTGTgctaaaacatttatatgctctgatcatgtttttgtttttgccccaGAATCTCAACAAGCATTAGAGAACTGGAGAACTTCCGGCTACTGTTATCAGAACTCAACCAATGAACTTGGTTTCAGCTAGTTTTTGCACTGTTCAACGCTCCTCACTGTGGATTTGCCTGGTACACGTGATGAGCTGGAGGAGTGGATTCTTAAAGATCAAGGGTTTGTTGGAGGTTGGCTAGTTTAGGCCAAGCATAACATTTAAACAGATGCAATTCACCCATGAACTACGCAGACACTTCCCCTAGAGAATTTCACGGGATTTCctgtgtattatatatacacacatcctgGACCTAGTTTAAATCTAGCCAACCTTAAAGCTTATTAAACCTGTACTTCCTCTTGTCTGTTTAACACTGTTGCTAAAGAATGGAGCTTGGGTAACTTCACTGTAGACACACTGGCCATCACAGGGAAGAATGATTAGTAAAGAGCACTTAACTGCAATTAAATCAGTTATGAAATGGTTTGCACTACTAGTTCAGTTCACAATCCCACTGCTGAAAGCATTTCATAAAGTTtcagaagacaaaaacaaaaaataaatttaggAACTAAACAAGGAGATTGTCCTTCTGAACATTTCTTGTggattcaaattaaaatgtcatcTGAGCCAATAACTTTACAAACTGCTCCCTGTTCTTTTTGACAAAGATGCAAGTTTGAGGTTTCATTTGTACAATGTGAACACTTAGTAATAAGTGGAATCCTATCTTGTCATATGGGGTGTTAAGGAATAGGCCTAACAGATGGTTTAAATGGCATCTCGGTTTGGCAAAAGTTAAGTTTTGTG is part of the Electrophorus electricus isolate fEleEle1 chromosome 13, fEleEle1.pri, whole genome shotgun sequence genome and encodes:
- the ero1a gene encoding ERO1-like protein alpha translates to MSSAIHRCFCKVTGSLDDCACDVETIDSFNNRKLFPQLQKLLSSDYFRFYKVNLNNPCPFWTDSGHCGLRDCAVKPCTPNEIPEGLKSSSYKYSLEGNRDTEDCEMAEKLGAVNSSLSDETRLALLDWNRYDDEADRFCMHDDEDSPDSQYVDLLLNPERYTGYKGLEAWKIWNSIYEENCFKPYSVKRPLDPLVSNRGDGEGRGFYQWLEGLCVEKRAFFRLVSGLHASINVHLSARYMLDDNWYERRWGPNVTEFQLRFDEELTKGEGPKWLRNLYFLYLIELRALAKVLPFFERPSLHLYTGQTQQDRKNKELLLELLHMAKSFPLHFDETTLFAGDKKEADKLKNDFKLTFKNISRIMDCVGCFKCRLWGKLQTQGLGTALKILFSEKQIEALHQSSSIKPSFQLSRQEIVALFNAFGRISTSIRELENFRLLLSELNQ